One region of Thunnus albacares chromosome 20, fThuAlb1.1, whole genome shotgun sequence genomic DNA includes:
- the LOC122971613 gene encoding SH3 and cysteine-rich domain-containing protein 2-like: MTEISEKENEPQNRDLHRQQATVPSQPESKLQRLKRSLSFKSVMRSKSMDNFFQRSNGDTRPPSALITTPPPAPSLPPFSESPLAYERSPSLSPSISPNPSLSSHSPSISPSLSKSQALPMQPVKTHCFQEHVFRRPANCQRCKHMIQGNSKQGLRCKACKVAAHLWCSSELSQQPCIGKTGAFKRNFSSPLLTSDTLGVVREAPAAQEAGNGIVDPVYEALRYGTSLAQMSRSSFSSISESPCHEEEKVQDKLENQPIAEEESIPGMLTPPESEKADSEDRVSLKTPKRVEVHPIHTYVALYKFLPQEKNDLELQPGDRVQVTDDSNEDWWKGKSRDKVGFFPANFVQRVRPSERVWKVTAGFHGNRDKGEMTVKEAQICVGKNEETDGFLRLSSGKKRGLVPVKCLLEI, encoded by the exons cttcagcGACTGAAGCGCTCCTTGTCCTTCAAATCGGTCATGCGCAGCAAGAGCATGGACAACTTTTTCCAGCGCAGCAACGGAGACACTCGCCCACCCTCCGCTCTTATTACCACGCCTCCACCTGCGCCATCTCTTCCCCCCTTCTCTGAGTCTCCCCTGGCCTACGAGCGATCTCCCTCCCTTTCCCCATCTATCAGTCCCAACCCATCATTGTCATCACACTCACCTTCCATCAGTCCTTCATTGTCAAAGTCTCAGGCCCTGCCGATGCAGCCAGTCAAGACACACTGTTTCCAGGAGCACGTCTTCCGTAGGCCTGCCAACTGCCAGCGATGCAAACACATGATCCAAG GGAACTCCAAGCAGGGGCTGCGTTGTAAAGCCTGTAAGGTGGCGGCCCACCTCTGGTGCTCATCGGAGCTCTCCCAGCAGCCCTGTATTGGCAAG ACAGGAGCTTTTAAGAGAAACTTCAGCTCTCCTCTGCTGACCAGCGATACACTGGGTGTGGTCAGAGAGGCTCCTGCTGCCCAGG AGGCGGGTAATGGCATTGTTGACCCTGTGTATGAGGCACTGCGCTATGGGACGTCGCTGGCTCAGATGAGTCGCTCCAGCTTCAGCAGTATCTCAGAGTCGCCCTGTCATGAg gaagaaaaagtgCAAGACAAACTAGAGAACCAGCCTATAGCTGAAGAGGAATCCATCCCAGGAA tGCTCACCCCTCCTGAAAGCGAGAAGGCTGATTCAGAAGACAGGGTCAGCCTGAAG acTCCCAAGCGGGTAGAGGTTCACCCCATCCACACCTATGTGGCTCTCTACAAGTTCTTGCCTCAGGAGAAGAATGACTTGGAACTGCA GCCTGGCGATAGAGTTCAAGTCACAGATGACTCCAATGAAGACTGGTGGAAG GGGAAAAGCAGAGACAAGGTGGGATTTTTCCCGGCCAACTTTGTGCAGCGGGTCCGCCCCAGTGAGCGGGTGTGGAAGGTCACGGCTGGTTTCCACGGCAACCGAGACAAAGGCGAGATGACTGTGAAAGAGGCCCAG ATCTGTGTGGGGAAGAATGAAGAGACTGACGGTTTTCTCCGGCTCAGCAGCGGGAAGAAGAGAGGCTTGGTCCCTGTAAAGTGTCTGCTAGAAATATGA